One Akkermansiaceae bacterium genomic region harbors:
- a CDS encoding SDR family oxidoreductase codes for MVTGASSGLGAEFARQLAPECEAMILVARRGDLLKQLASELDLSSPGTEVHCVPTDLTHVGDREGLFKMLEAMAFTPDLLVNNAGMGDYGEFSSSSWRKVDSMMQVNMVALTHLTHGFLPGMIAGGGGDILNVSSLASILPIPDFAVYAATKAYVTSFSEALRIELRSHGINVLALCPGPVHTAFGSVAQRGGHANVTPGGEMVYVSSEQVVAEGISALQRGKARHYPGLKVAVAAAAIGLLPIAALRLIMGRRPRKGL; via the coding sequence CTGGTCACCGGGGCGTCTTCGGGTCTGGGGGCTGAGTTTGCCCGGCAGCTTGCACCGGAGTGCGAAGCCATGATCCTGGTGGCCCGACGTGGTGACCTGCTGAAACAGCTTGCCAGCGAGCTTGACCTGTCGTCACCCGGCACCGAGGTTCATTGTGTGCCTACGGATCTAACGCATGTCGGTGACCGGGAAGGGCTTTTTAAAATGCTTGAAGCGATGGCGTTCACGCCTGACCTGTTAGTCAATAACGCCGGGATGGGCGACTACGGTGAATTCAGCTCATCGTCATGGCGGAAAGTGGATTCGATGATGCAGGTGAACATGGTGGCACTGACTCATCTGACTCACGGATTCCTACCGGGAATGATCGCGGGTGGAGGAGGGGATATCCTCAATGTCAGCTCATTGGCGAGTATTCTGCCGATCCCTGACTTCGCGGTTTACGCGGCCACCAAGGCATACGTCACCAGTTTTTCTGAAGCGCTACGCATCGAACTCAGGAGTCACGGGATCAACGTGTTGGCCCTGTGTCCCGGTCCTGTGCATACCGCGTTTGGTAGCGTCGCCCAGCGCGGCGGGCACGCCAATGTGACCCCCGGCGGGGAAATGGTTTACGTCAGCAGCGAGCAAGTTGTTGCCGAAGGCATTTCCGCCCTGCAGCGGGGCAAGGCGCGACACTATCCCGGCTTGAAAGTCGCGGTTGCAGCGGCAGCCATCGGTTTGCTGCCCATTGCGGCACTTCGGCTCATCATGGGACGGCGGCCACGCAAAGGCTTGTAG